A region from the Alnus glutinosa chromosome 5, dhAlnGlut1.1, whole genome shotgun sequence genome encodes:
- the LOC133868575 gene encoding uncharacterized protein LOC133868575 — protein MSHFCGFHNLVVLFIFFTAASTFDAAQENLLFELSSREDLVQIAGYGEEKLSTVLVTGSIHCEACLHGEPQLRAWPVSGALVAVKCHNHGKNSRSRWAQQGVTDEFGDFVVDLPSQLHAVPNLEKTCSITVLRVPNNSPCRPAHVRKQKGLRLSSVGNSIRIYNAGRIKFLHMTSRPLEACMKRRRSGGKEMLW, from the exons ATGAGCCACTTTTGCGGCTTCCACAACCTCGTGGTGTTGTTCATCTTCTTCACCGCAGCGTCGACATTTGATGCCGCCCAAGAAAACCTGTTGTTCGAATTGTCCAGCCGAGAAGACTTGGTGCAAATTGCTGGATATGGGGAGGAGAAGCTTTCCACCGTGCTAGTCACCGGTTCAATCCACTGCGAGGCGTGCCTGCATGGTGAACCTCAACTTCGTGCCTGGCCCGTATCAG GTGCTTTGGTGGCCGTTAAATGCCATAACCATGGGAAGAATAGTAGATCAAGATGGGCACAACAAGGTGTCACTGATGAATTCGGAGATTTCGTTGTGGATCTTCCTTCCCAACTCCATGCCGTCCCCAACTTGGAAAAAACATGTTCCATTACAGTTCTTCGAGTACCAAATAACTCACCCTGTCGGCCAGCTCATGTCAGGAAACAAAAGGGACTGAGACTGTCATCAGTTGGGAACAGCATTCGTATTTACAATGCCGGAAGGATAAAGTTCCTGCATATGACTTCTAGACCTTTGGAAGCATGcatgaagaggaggaggagtgGTGGCAAAGAGATGCTGTGGTAG
- the LOC133868577 gene encoding acyl carrier protein 3, mitochondrial: protein MQSIRNSILRHVRVRGSAEWWILAENWNVLKQLSHKMFSSTANSPDQIMDRVIGLVKKFDKIDVSKVTETADFQKDLSLDSLDRVELVMAFEQEFSIEIPDEKADKLTCCADVAKYIVSGA, encoded by the exons ATGCAGAGCATAAGAAATTCCATCTTGAGGCACGTGAGGGTGAGGGGATCAGCTGAATGGTGGATATTAGCTGAGAACTGGAATGTGCTCAAGCAATTGAGCCACAAGATGTTCTCATCAACAGCGAACAGCCCTGATCAAATAATGGATAGAGTGATTGGACTCGTTAAGAAATTCGATAAAATCGATGTCTCTAAG GTTACTGAAACAGCTGATTTTCAAAAAGACTTGAGCCTGGACAGCTTAGACAGGGTAGAGCTTGTTATGGCTTTTGAGCAAGAATTTTCCATTGAGATCCCTGACGAGAAAGCAGATAAGCTTACTTGCTGTGCCGATGTTGCAAAGTACATTGTTTCTGGTGCTTAG